The Sporosarcina luteola genome contains a region encoding:
- the minD gene encoding septum site-determining protein MinD codes for MGEAIVITSGKGGVGKTTTSANLGTALALQGKKVCLVDTDIGLRNLDVILGLENRIIYDLVDVIAGRCKIHQALVKDKRFEDGLFLLPAAQTTDKNAVEPEQMKELITELKREYDYILIDCPAGIEQGYKNAVAGADRAIVVTTPEISAVRDADRIIGLLEQEDIEPPKLIINRIKSRLVNSGDALDVNEITTHLSIDLLGIVLDDEKVISSSNRGEPVVMDPSNPAAIGYRNIARRILGESVPLMSLDEGKPGFFGKLKTLFAK; via the coding sequence GTGGGTGAAGCAATCGTAATAACGTCAGGAAAAGGTGGAGTCGGTAAAACGACGACATCTGCAAATCTTGGGACAGCATTGGCTCTACAAGGTAAAAAGGTATGTCTTGTTGATACGGATATCGGCCTTCGTAATCTGGACGTCATCCTCGGTCTCGAAAACCGTATCATTTACGATCTCGTTGATGTAATAGCGGGACGATGCAAAATCCACCAGGCGCTCGTCAAAGACAAGCGTTTTGAAGATGGACTTTTCTTGCTGCCGGCTGCGCAGACTACAGACAAAAATGCAGTCGAACCGGAACAAATGAAGGAATTGATCACTGAATTGAAACGGGAGTATGATTATATCTTGATCGATTGCCCAGCAGGCATCGAGCAAGGATATAAGAATGCCGTTGCAGGTGCGGACCGTGCCATCGTCGTCACTACGCCGGAAATTTCAGCTGTGCGGGATGCGGACCGTATTATCGGACTGTTGGAGCAGGAGGATATCGAGCCTCCTAAATTGATCATCAACCGGATCAAAAGCCGGCTCGTCAATAGCGGAGACGCTTTAGATGTCAATGAAATCACAACTCATTTATCCATCGATCTACTTGGCATCGTCTTGGATGATGAAAAAGTCATCTCCTCTTCGAATAGAGGGGAGCCGGTCGTCATGGACCCTTCGAACCCGGCAGCAATCGGCTACCGGAACATCGCCCGCCGTATATTAGGCGAATCCGTGCCGCTAATGTCACTAGACGAAGGCAAACCAGGCTTCTTCGGGAAACTCAAAACATTATTCGCGAAATAA
- a CDS encoding M23 family metallopeptidase codes for MKWKTKWFIAIILVIGVFCFAKLEEAGVISKPVTQYITTGKDFIVMKKWVASIIGDPDKDTITVSADSEEMPFAAYESMQPYKDGVIASYAHPMPIIAQGDGLIVFTGFTRQSGKTITVLYDDGDEVTYGFVGTISKLPYSTVKKGDTLALMNEEAIYLKVKREGVVLEAAVLATYFSEDTK; via the coding sequence GTGAAATGGAAAACAAAATGGTTCATTGCAATCATACTAGTAATTGGCGTATTCTGCTTTGCCAAATTGGAAGAGGCCGGAGTCATTAGCAAGCCTGTTACCCAATATATAACGACAGGCAAAGATTTCATCGTCATGAAAAAGTGGGTTGCCTCAATAATCGGTGATCCCGATAAGGATACGATCACAGTCTCTGCCGATTCCGAGGAGATGCCGTTTGCTGCATATGAATCGATGCAGCCCTATAAGGACGGCGTTATCGCTTCGTATGCACATCCGATGCCGATCATAGCCCAAGGGGACGGGCTTATCGTTTTCACCGGCTTTACCCGGCAATCAGGAAAGACGATCACCGTTTTGTACGATGACGGGGACGAAGTGACGTACGGATTTGTTGGAACGATTTCAAAGCTACCCTATTCGACTGTGAAAAAGGGGGACACGCTTGCCCTTATGAATGAAGAGGCGATCTACTTAAAAGTGAAACGGGAAGGGGTCGTATTGGAAGCGGCGGTTTTGGCTACTTATTTCTCGGAAGATACGAAATGA
- a CDS encoding metalloprotease yields the protein MKLRLHPILAPFFLVLMVTGGLAFYALVFISLLFHEAGHIFAAKMSGMKVRSCTIMPYGGELRIPDRYAYGKRQRVAVAIGGPAATAILLLLSMLFDFPGDEQFMRIQLVILALNLLPILPLDGGQAISAMLEKEERKYKMRAAFLVFSITVLLAVSLLLLLGLPKTVLLLALALFLLFQNISAFKFRKYEQAYEQLKRKQLTP from the coding sequence ATGAAGCTTCGCCTTCATCCCATTTTGGCACCATTTTTCCTCGTGCTGATGGTCACGGGTGGATTGGCGTTTTACGCTCTCGTCTTCATCTCCCTACTCTTCCATGAGGCGGGCCATATTTTCGCTGCAAAAATGTCCGGCATGAAAGTCAGGTCATGCACGATTATGCCTTATGGAGGAGAACTGCGAATTCCCGACCGATATGCTTACGGGAAAAGGCAAAGAGTTGCCGTTGCTATCGGTGGACCTGCCGCGACAGCAATTCTTCTCCTATTATCGATGCTTTTTGACTTTCCCGGAGATGAACAATTCATGCGCATTCAACTAGTGATTTTGGCGCTGAATCTTTTGCCTATTTTACCGCTTGATGGTGGACAGGCCATCAGCGCCATGCTTGAAAAGGAAGAGAGGAAATATAAGATGAGAGCCGCATTTCTCGTCTTTTCCATCACCGTTTTACTGGCTGTCAGCCTACTGCTCCTTCTGGGACTTCCGAAAACCGTCCTTCTTCTTGCATTAGCACTATTTTTATTGTTTCAAAACATTTCAGCTTTCAAGTTCCGGAAATATGAACAAGCTTATGAGCAATTAAAAAGAAAACAGTTGACGCCATAG
- the rplU gene encoding 50S ribosomal protein L21 codes for MYAIIETGGKQIKVEKGQEIFIEKLVGEAEETVTFDKVLFVGGEDVKVGAPFVEGASVTAKIVKQGRAKKITVFKYKPKKNYHKKQGHRQPYTKVVIEGINA; via the coding sequence ATGTACGCAATCATTGAAACTGGTGGAAAACAAATCAAAGTTGAAAAAGGTCAAGAAATCTTCATCGAGAAATTAGTCGGCGAAGCTGAAGAGACTGTAACATTCGACAAAGTTCTATTCGTTGGTGGAGAAGACGTGAAAGTCGGCGCTCCATTCGTGGAAGGTGCTTCTGTAACGGCTAAAATCGTTAAACAAGGCCGCGCTAAGAAAATCACTGTTTTCAAATACAAGCCGAAAAAGAACTACCACAAAAAGCAAGGTCATCGTCAGCCATACACGAAAGTTGTCATCGAAGGCATCAACGCGTAA
- a CDS encoding ribosomal-processing cysteine protease Prp, producing the protein MIKIIIDEQSGRISSFEMKGHAEFAEHGKDLVCAGASAVSFGAVNAVIALTGITPDIQQGSDGGYLKVIFPETEKDDEIQLIVKAMIVSLQTIEQDYGQHIKIIFNR; encoded by the coding sequence ATGATCAAAATCATTATTGATGAACAATCCGGCCGCATCAGCTCTTTTGAGATGAAAGGCCATGCTGAATTCGCAGAACATGGAAAAGACCTCGTCTGTGCGGGCGCATCCGCGGTTTCATTCGGAGCCGTCAATGCCGTCATTGCACTCACTGGCATAACCCCTGACATCCAACAAGGATCGGACGGAGGTTATTTGAAAGTGATTTTTCCGGAAACGGAGAAAGATGATGAAATCCAATTGATCGTGAAGGCGATGATTGTTTCATTACAGACGATTGAACAAGATTATGGGCAACATATAAAAATTATTTTCAACCGATAG
- the rpmA gene encoding 50S ribosomal protein L27, producing the protein MLRLDLQFFASKKGVGSTKNGRDSHSKRLGAKRADGQFVSGGSILYRQRGTKIHPGENVGRGGDDTLFAKVDGVVRFERFGRDKKKVSVYPVAQEA; encoded by the coding sequence ATGTTACGTTTGGATCTCCAGTTTTTCGCATCGAAAAAAGGGGTAGGTTCTACAAAGAACGGTCGTGACTCTCACTCGAAACGTCTTGGCGCAAAGCGTGCTGATGGACAATTCGTTTCAGGCGGCTCTATCCTTTATCGCCAACGCGGAACAAAAATTCACCCAGGTGAAAACGTTGGCCGCGGCGGGGACGATACACTTTTCGCAAAAGTTGACGGCGTAGTTCGTTTCGAACGCTTTGGCCGCGACAAGAAAAAAGTGAGCGTGTACCCTGTAGCTCAAGAAGCTTAA
- a CDS encoding Spo0B domain-containing protein, with protein sequence MESENLTIGKALKFARHDFLNELQLMLLYMDLGKIPEARRALLVATERMRHLSMLEKLRLPKTEMWLNTFEWRHTAFSKKLYSDIIAGNRNANDEAVANYLEQLIVIVEAAVDPMDEYFIRIEVHATDKQWMIQLTVEGALAGPLELPQTDGGFEASGVLQDKEWTFTISGQ encoded by the coding sequence ATGGAGTCGGAAAATCTGACGATTGGAAAAGCATTGAAGTTTGCACGCCATGATTTTTTAAATGAACTGCAATTAATGTTATTATATATGGATCTCGGGAAAATACCCGAAGCGCGAAGAGCATTGCTGGTAGCGACGGAACGAATGCGTCACCTATCCATGCTGGAAAAGCTCCGCCTGCCAAAGACGGAAATGTGGCTTAACACATTCGAATGGAGGCATACTGCGTTCTCAAAGAAGTTGTACAGCGATATCATTGCTGGGAACCGAAACGCAAATGACGAGGCAGTCGCGAATTATTTGGAACAATTGATCGTCATTGTTGAAGCAGCGGTCGATCCGATGGATGAATATTTCATTCGTATAGAGGTACATGCTACTGATAAGCAATGGATGATCCAATTGACAGTCGAAGGAGCCTTAGCAGGACCGCTCGAATTGCCACAGACGGATGGCGGGTTTGAAGCGAGTGGTGTTCTGCAGGACAAGGAATGGACGTTCACGATAAGTGGACAATAG
- the obgE gene encoding GTPase ObgE codes for MFVDHVKVYVKGGNGGDGMVAFRREKYIAYGGPAGGDGGKGGDVVFIVDEGLRTLMDFRYQRHFKAPRGEHGGSKNQHGRGGQDMVVKVPPGTIVKDAETETIIADLVEHGQTAVIAKGGRGGRGNSRFATPQNPAPELSEKGEPGVEREITLELKVLADAGLVGFPSVGKSTLLSVVSAAKPKIADYHFTTLVPNLGMVELEAGTTFVLADLPGLIEGAHEGVGLGHQFLRHIERTRVIIHVVDMSGMEGRDPYDDFITINEELEKYNLRLMERPQIIVANKMDMPEAEENLKLFKEKLNDEEARVFPISAITREGLDQLLFAVADLLETTPEFPMHEIEEEDENRSVLYKHEAEAEDFKITRDDDGAFVLSGYTLERLFKMTDFNFDQSVRKFARQMRGMGIDDALRERGAKDGDTVRILDFEFEFLE; via the coding sequence ATGTTTGTCGATCACGTTAAAGTATATGTAAAAGGCGGCAACGGCGGTGATGGAATGGTTGCATTCCGCCGCGAGAAGTATATTGCATACGGAGGCCCCGCCGGAGGGGATGGCGGAAAAGGCGGCGATGTCGTGTTCATCGTTGACGAAGGCTTGCGGACACTTATGGATTTCCGTTACCAGCGCCATTTTAAAGCCCCGCGCGGAGAGCACGGCGGCAGTAAAAACCAACACGGCAGAGGCGGCCAGGACATGGTCGTTAAAGTTCCGCCGGGTACAATTGTGAAGGATGCCGAGACGGAGACGATCATCGCTGACCTCGTTGAGCACGGCCAGACGGCGGTCATTGCTAAAGGCGGAAGAGGAGGGCGCGGGAATTCACGTTTTGCAACGCCTCAAAACCCAGCACCTGAGCTTTCGGAAAAAGGAGAGCCGGGTGTTGAGCGTGAAATCACACTTGAATTGAAAGTACTTGCCGATGCAGGCCTTGTAGGTTTCCCGAGCGTCGGAAAGTCGACATTATTATCCGTCGTATCGGCCGCAAAGCCAAAAATCGCCGATTACCATTTCACGACGCTTGTACCGAATCTAGGCATGGTTGAGCTGGAGGCCGGCACAACGTTCGTTCTCGCCGATCTGCCGGGGCTTATCGAAGGAGCGCATGAAGGCGTCGGACTCGGTCATCAATTCCTGCGCCATATCGAAAGGACAAGGGTCATCATCCACGTCGTCGATATGTCTGGGATGGAAGGACGGGATCCTTACGATGATTTCATCACAATCAACGAGGAGCTAGAGAAGTATAATCTCCGTTTGATGGAGCGTCCGCAAATCATCGTTGCCAATAAAATGGACATGCCGGAAGCGGAAGAGAATCTTAAGCTGTTCAAAGAGAAGCTCAATGATGAAGAAGCGCGTGTGTTTCCGATTTCCGCAATCACACGTGAAGGCTTGGATCAGCTGTTGTTTGCCGTAGCGGACTTGCTTGAAACGACGCCAGAGTTCCCGATGCATGAAATCGAGGAAGAAGATGAAAATCGTTCAGTATTGTATAAGCATGAAGCCGAAGCTGAGGACTTCAAGATTACCCGCGATGATGATGGAGCTTTTGTCCTGTCGGGTTATACGCTTGAACGCCTATTCAAGATGACCGACTTCAATTTCGATCAGTCCGTCCGTAAATTTGCACGTCAAATGCGTGGGATGGGTATCGATGATGCACTCCGTGAACGTGGGGCGAAGGACGGGGATACGGTAAGGATTCTCGACTTTGAATTCGAATTCCTTGAATAG